One Desulfovibrio fairfieldensis genomic window carries:
- a CDS encoding YcaO-like family protein, which produces MPGHSQASGPYPAPEGSPVTPSPIDYAYTHAETLATTGYFSCEPPSSLSLEAALERLEATPLDDFLHQHLLRVLSKKSPGELRSLAATCYDAAADVFIRPALAGLLLECALLLPACREVCNGFPADAAARLAPASPTVYLRAALQSDREAAAAWSAMFRANICGHHPLPRPDEADIPPLFCPRELTARAEGLASRADILAREHARRKAEDWEPRERPPAKETFLRALDALMEAGFIAGPEMRHEASLSPIALLRSWQVDISVRNSRLNHSLRGQATAYGRGLSLAQARASYAMEIVERASAYVSVGPGQAGIGGEVLDRKLPLLLIKARYADLKAQGRAVLDPGLLPLEASCPDAPLYWLTARAVDGAEVLVPAQAVFLFCNLDEPGLFLAGGSTGLASGNSLDEAKVAAITEILERDAEATTPFSRARCFTLRSRDQRIQSLLEDYAARGIRVQFQDLTTELGLPVYQCFVTALDGTVARATGANLNGARAALAALTETPWPYVWARPAPFGKASGPGLAALPERVLEDLPDYSLPSAEANLRLLESVLAGHGKSPLYVDLTRTDLNLPVVRVLIPGLELTAEWDSFSRPSLRLFARYAAMYK; this is translated from the coding sequence ATGCCCGGCCATTCCCAAGCATCCGGACCCTATCCGGCACCGGAAGGATCGCCTGTTACGCCTTCCCCCATCGACTACGCCTACACCCACGCCGAAACCCTGGCGACCACCGGCTATTTCTCCTGCGAACCGCCGTCCTCCCTAAGTCTGGAGGCGGCCCTGGAACGGCTGGAGGCAACACCCTTGGACGACTTTCTGCACCAGCATCTTCTGCGGGTTCTGAGTAAGAAAAGTCCGGGCGAGCTGCGTTCTCTGGCCGCAACCTGCTATGACGCCGCCGCCGATGTTTTCATCAGACCCGCCCTGGCCGGTCTGCTGCTGGAATGCGCCTTGCTGCTGCCCGCCTGCCGGGAAGTGTGCAATGGCTTTCCCGCCGACGCCGCCGCGCGGCTGGCTCCGGCCAGCCCGACAGTCTACCTGCGGGCCGCGCTTCAATCCGACCGGGAGGCCGCCGCGGCCTGGAGTGCTATGTTCCGCGCCAATATCTGCGGCCATCATCCGCTTCCCCGGCCGGACGAGGCGGACATCCCCCCGCTGTTTTGCCCGCGAGAACTGACGGCAAGAGCCGAGGGACTCGCGTCGCGCGCCGACATCCTGGCCCGGGAGCATGCCCGCCGGAAAGCCGAAGACTGGGAGCCTCGGGAACGGCCTCCGGCCAAGGAAACTTTTTTGCGCGCCCTGGACGCCCTGATGGAGGCGGGCTTCATCGCCGGACCGGAAATGCGGCATGAAGCCTCGCTTTCGCCCATTGCCCTGCTGCGCTCCTGGCAGGTGGACATCAGCGTGCGCAACAGCCGTCTGAACCACAGTCTGCGCGGCCAGGCCACGGCCTATGGCCGGGGGCTTTCGCTGGCCCAGGCCCGCGCCTCTTACGCCATGGAAATCGTGGAGCGGGCCAGCGCCTACGTCAGCGTGGGACCGGGCCAAGCCGGGATTGGCGGCGAAGTGCTGGACCGCAAGCTGCCCCTGTTGTTGATCAAAGCCCGTTATGCGGACCTCAAGGCGCAGGGAAGGGCAGTGCTTGATCCCGGACTGTTGCCTCTGGAGGCATCTTGTCCGGACGCGCCCCTGTACTGGCTGACGGCCCGTGCCGTGGACGGCGCGGAAGTGCTGGTCCCGGCCCAGGCCGTTTTTCTGTTCTGCAATCTGGACGAGCCGGGCCTCTTTCTGGCCGGGGGCTCCACGGGACTGGCCTCGGGCAACAGCCTGGACGAGGCCAAGGTGGCGGCGATCACGGAGATTCTGGAACGGGACGCCGAGGCCACCACGCCCTTCAGCCGGGCGCGCTGTTTTACCCTCAGAAGCCGCGACCAGCGCATTCAGAGCCTTTTGGAAGACTATGCCGCGCGCGGCATCCGCGTGCAGTTTCAGGACCTCACCACGGAACTGGGCCTGCCCGTATACCAGTGTTTCGTCACGGCTCTTGACGGTACCGTGGCGCGGGCCACCGGCGCCAATCTGAACGGCGCGCGCGCGGCCCTGGCCGCCCTGACCGAAACGCCCTGGCCCTATGTCTGGGCGCGTCCGGCCCCTTTCGGCAAAGCATCCGGGCCCGGCCTGGCGGCGTTGCCCGAGCGCGTGTTGGAAGATCTGCCGGATTACAGCCTGCCGTCGGCCGAGGCCAATCTGCGCTTGCTGGAAAGCGTGCTGGCCGGGCACGGCAAAAGCCCGCTCTATGTGGATCTGACCCGGACGGATCTGAACCTGCCCGTGGTCCGCGTTCTGATTCCGGGTCTGGAGCTTACCGCGGAATGGGACAGTTTTTCGCGGCCGAGCCTCCGGCTTTTTGCGCGTTATGCGGCCATGTATAAATAA
- the rplM gene encoding 50S ribosomal protein L13, which yields MKTFSPTPKDIDRQWFVVDAQDQVLGRLASQIAHRLRGKHKPEFAPHMDNGDFIVVVNCEKIKVTGAKMTDKKYYRHSGWVGGLKTTTLGDVLADKPSRVLTAAVRGMLPKNRLGRAILKKLKVYAGPEHPHMAQNPQPLTLPY from the coding sequence ATGAAGACGTTCAGCCCTACCCCCAAAGACATCGACCGCCAGTGGTTTGTGGTTGATGCCCAGGATCAGGTTCTTGGCCGTCTGGCCAGCCAGATTGCCCATCGCCTGCGCGGCAAGCACAAGCCTGAGTTCGCCCCGCATATGGATAACGGGGATTTCATCGTGGTGGTCAACTGTGAAAAGATCAAGGTGACCGGCGCGAAAATGACCGACAAGAAATACTACCGGCACTCCGGCTGGGTGGGTGGCCTCAAGACCACGACCTTGGGCGATGTGCTGGCCGACAAGCCTTCGCGTGTTCTGACGGCCGCCGTGCGCGGCATGCTGCCCAAGAACCGCTTGGGCCGCGCCATATTGAAGAAACTCAAGGTTTATGCCGGGCCCGAGCATCCGCACATGGCCCAGAATCCCCAGCCGCTGACCCTGCCTTACTAA
- a CDS encoding radical SAM protein — MIGNDPLRNPAFRAPGLGERLRELLLGERRPLDCVQVEVTSCCAGRCVYCPHTTQAAFWRSRHMPDVVFAALWPLLRRSGRAHLQGWGEPLLHPRFFDFAALARKAGCQVSSTSCGLCMDADLAARIVQSGMDMLAFSLAGTDAASNAARSGVPFERVCEAVRLVRAAQHASDARKETALEVHLAYLLLADRIDAAAGLPRLMAELDVRTAVISTLDYIAAPEQAALAFAPEETDKIARARAVLERAAAQAAEDGREIHYALPGPRPLADAGGCRENVARSLYVDADGALSPCVYLNVPADRDEPHRRVFGNVLDDDPWAVWNSEAFGGFRAALAHNAPDACCLACPKRFEV; from the coding sequence ATGATCGGGAATGATCCGTTGCGAAATCCGGCCTTCCGCGCGCCCGGTCTGGGCGAACGCCTGCGGGAATTGCTGCTGGGTGAGCGTCGTCCTCTGGACTGCGTGCAGGTGGAAGTGACCTCCTGCTGCGCCGGGCGCTGCGTCTATTGTCCGCATACCACTCAGGCCGCCTTCTGGCGGTCGCGCCACATGCCGGATGTTGTTTTCGCGGCCCTTTGGCCCTTGCTGCGCCGCTCTGGCCGGGCGCATCTCCAGGGCTGGGGGGAACCCCTGCTGCACCCGCGCTTTTTTGATTTCGCGGCCCTGGCCCGCAAGGCGGGCTGTCAGGTGTCCAGCACCTCCTGCGGCCTATGCATGGATGCGGACCTGGCCGCGCGCATTGTGCAAAGCGGCATGGACATGCTGGCTTTTTCTCTGGCGGGCACGGACGCGGCCTCTAATGCGGCGCGGTCCGGCGTGCCCTTTGAGCGGGTCTGCGAGGCCGTCCGCCTGGTCCGGGCCGCTCAGCATGCTTCGGACGCGCGGAAGGAGACGGCCCTGGAAGTCCATCTGGCCTATCTGCTGCTGGCCGACAGAATAGACGCCGCGGCCGGGCTGCCCCGGCTGATGGCCGAATTGGACGTGCGCACGGCAGTGATCAGTACGCTGGACTATATCGCCGCGCCGGAACAGGCCGCCCTGGCCTTCGCGCCGGAAGAGACGGACAAGATCGCCCGCGCCCGTGCCGTGCTGGAGCGCGCCGCCGCGCAGGCGGCGGAGGACGGGAGGGAAATCCATTACGCCCTGCCGGGCCCCCGGCCTTTGGCGGACGCCGGAGGATGTCGCGAAAACGTGGCCCGCAGCCTGTACGTGGATGCCGACGGCGCGCTTTCGCCCTGCGTCTATCTCAATGTGCCCGCTGACCGGGACGAGCCGCACCGCCGGGTCTTCGGCAACGTTCTTGACGACGATCCCTGGGCGGTGTGGAACAGCGAAGCGTTCGGCGGGTTCCGCGCAGCGCTGGCGCACAATGCGCCGGACGCCTGCTGTCTGGCCTGTCCCAAGCGTTTTGAGGTTTAA
- a CDS encoding branched-chain amino acid ABC transporter permease, producing MSLEMFLQHCFNALTLGSLYALIAIGYTMVYGILRLINFAHGDILMVGAYFVFFGTFAFGWPWGVAAIMSIAGASLLGVIIERVAYRPLRDAPRISALISAIAVSFFIESLAVVVFTGQPRPVLQPEWLVSEWQVGGLRILRLTAFVPTMTAVLVGILLYIVYRTKPGLAMRAISKDIETTRLLGVRVDNIIAFTFCIGSALAAASGIMWALRYPQVHPYMGIMPGLKAFIAAVFGGIGSIQGAVIGGVALGFVEIMTVAFMPELSGYRDAFAFVLLVLVLLIKPTGLLGERMEEKI from the coding sequence ATGAGCCTTGAGATGTTTTTGCAGCACTGTTTCAATGCCCTGACCCTGGGCTCGCTCTATGCGCTGATCGCCATCGGCTATACCATGGTCTACGGCATCCTGCGCCTGATCAACTTCGCCCACGGCGACATCCTGATGGTGGGCGCGTATTTCGTCTTTTTCGGCACCTTCGCCTTCGGCTGGCCCTGGGGCGTGGCCGCCATCATGTCCATTGCCGGGGCGAGCCTGCTGGGCGTGATCATTGAGCGGGTGGCCTACCGGCCTTTGCGCGACGCTCCGCGCATTTCGGCTCTGATCAGCGCCATTGCGGTATCCTTTTTCATAGAAAGCCTCGCCGTGGTGGTCTTTACCGGACAGCCCAGGCCCGTGCTCCAGCCGGAGTGGCTGGTTTCGGAATGGCAGGTGGGCGGCCTGCGCATCCTGCGCCTGACGGCCTTCGTGCCGACCATGACCGCCGTGCTGGTGGGCATACTGCTCTACATCGTCTACCGCACCAAGCCTGGCCTGGCCATGCGGGCTATTTCCAAGGATATTGAGACCACGCGTCTGCTGGGCGTGCGGGTGGACAACATCATTGCCTTCACCTTCTGCATCGGCTCGGCCCTGGCTGCGGCCTCGGGCATCATGTGGGCCCTGCGGTATCCGCAGGTGCATCCCTACATGGGCATCATGCCCGGCCTGAAAGCCTTTATCGCGGCGGTGTTCGGCGGCATCGGCTCCATCCAGGGCGCGGTGATCGGCGGCGTGGCCTTGGGCTTTGTGGAAATCATGACCGTGGCTTTCATGCCCGAGCTTTCCGGATACCGCGACGCCTTCGCCTTTGTGCTGCTGGTGCTGGTTCTGCTGATCAAACCCACGGGCCTGCTGGGCGAACGCATGGAGGAGAAAATCTGA
- the rpsI gene encoding 30S ribosomal protein S9: MSEKFEYGTGRRKTATARTRIYAGSGGITVNGRSFEEYFPRKTLQMIIRQPLVLAKLAEKLDVRVNVAGGGVTGQAEAVRHGISRALLLVDPALRPVLKKAGFLTRDARKKERKKYGLRAARARYQYSKR, translated from the coding sequence ATGAGCGAGAAATTTGAATACGGCACCGGACGCCGCAAGACCGCCACGGCCCGTACCCGCATTTATGCCGGTTCGGGCGGCATCACGGTTAACGGGCGCTCCTTTGAGGAGTATTTCCCCCGCAAGACCCTGCAGATGATCATCCGCCAGCCCCTGGTGCTGGCCAAGCTGGCTGAAAAGCTGGACGTGCGCGTCAATGTGGCCGGCGGCGGCGTGACCGGTCAGGCCGAGGCCGTGCGCCACGGCATTTCCCGCGCCCTTCTGCTTGTGGACCCGGCTCTGCGCCCTGTGCTCAAGAAGGCCGGTTTCCTGACCCGCGACGCCCGCAAGAAGGAACGTAAAAAGTACGGTCTGCGCGCGGCCCGCGCCCGGTACCAGTATTCCAAGCGTTAA
- a CDS encoding GNAT family N-acetyltransferase, whose product MTPFGDAKNPARGLYGGLSGGLARVTAQAVTPEQLLPYVGAVSGLRPRLFGDCVGHTGEGEVVLVGYPLHDPRDTAAVDAAVREALTVPDLSRITVLAAARPAAAPSGAESREDAYWSLLLPVPPVGLKLRNMLRRAARDITVEQSGGPDCWTAEHAALVEDFCRARTLEPGSVHIFRHLDAYLAAAPQARLFSARCRDGGLAGCAIGDYSSFSTAFYMFAFRCPDAPPGTADALLAALAAEAEARGHGLLNLGLGIHPGVAFFKKKWGASLFLPCVETGWSVRAAKKSWLARLLGR is encoded by the coding sequence GTGACGCCGTTCGGGGACGCAAAAAATCCGGCGCGCGGCCTGTACGGTGGGCTGTCCGGCGGCCTGGCCCGCGTGACGGCGCAGGCCGTGACGCCGGAACAGCTTCTGCCCTATGTAGGGGCCGTGTCCGGTCTGCGGCCCCGCCTGTTCGGCGACTGTGTGGGGCACACGGGCGAAGGCGAGGTGGTGCTTGTGGGCTACCCGCTGCATGACCCGCGCGATACGGCGGCCGTGGACGCGGCCGTGCGTGAAGCCTTGACCGTGCCCGATCTGTCCCGAATTACGGTTCTGGCCGCCGCGCGCCCGGCCGCCGCGCCGTCCGGGGCCGAGAGCCGGGAAGACGCCTACTGGTCCCTGCTTCTGCCTGTGCCCCCTGTGGGCCTGAAGCTGCGGAACATGCTGCGCCGGGCCGCGCGGGACATCACGGTGGAGCAGAGCGGCGGCCCGGACTGCTGGACAGCGGAGCACGCGGCCCTGGTGGAAGATTTCTGCCGCGCCCGTACTCTGGAGCCGGGCAGCGTGCATATTTTCCGGCATCTGGACGCGTATCTGGCCGCCGCGCCGCAGGCCCGTCTGTTTTCCGCCCGCTGCCGGGACGGCGGCTTGGCCGGATGTGCCATCGGCGATTACTCGTCCTTTTCCACCGCGTTTTACATGTTCGCCTTTCGCTGTCCGGACGCGCCGCCGGGCACGGCGGACGCGCTGCTGGCGGCCCTGGCGGCCGAAGCGGAAGCGCGCGGGCACGGCCTGCTCAATCTGGGCCTGGGCATTCATCCGGGCGTGGCCTTTTTCAAGAAAAAGTGGGGGGCAAGCCTTTTTCTGCCCTGTGTGGAAACCGGCTGGTCCGTGCGGGCGGCAAAAAAGAGCTGGCTGGCGCGCCTGCTGGGGCGCTGA
- a CDS encoding ABC transporter substrate-binding protein: MKLGKHLAVLAALTLSLGFGAQAPSAADKDPIKIGVYLPLTGQNAFGGQLELEGVRLAQKEMPTVLDRPVELVVVDNKSDKVEAANAVKRLVERDKVVALIGTYGSSLAMAGAEVAEKAKVPGVGTSCTNPLVTQGKKYYFRACFIDPYQGAAAATYAYENLGLKKAAVLMDMTNDYAVGLSSFFTRSFKKLGGEVVANLKYSSGDQDFTAQLTELIAKKPDIVFMPAYFAEGAIIMKQARELGATFRLMGADAMDNPDTVKLGGKAAEGFLHTTFPYDSKMTNMSPEAKRFTEAWKKAYPDKETNVNGALGYNCYFLIVDAIKRANSADPQAIAKALAETKDLPTALGKLSINKTHDAEMPVGIIEYKNGQRVYVGEVTPK, translated from the coding sequence ATGAAACTGGGCAAACATCTTGCGGTGCTGGCCGCGCTGACGCTTTCGCTGGGTTTTGGCGCGCAGGCCCCGTCCGCCGCGGACAAGGATCCCATTAAAATCGGCGTGTATCTGCCGCTGACCGGGCAGAACGCCTTCGGCGGCCAGCTGGAGCTGGAAGGCGTGCGCCTGGCCCAGAAGGAAATGCCCACGGTTCTGGACCGTCCCGTGGAGCTTGTGGTGGTGGACAACAAGTCCGACAAGGTGGAAGCGGCCAATGCCGTGAAACGCCTGGTGGAACGCGACAAGGTCGTAGCCCTTATCGGTACCTACGGTTCCTCCCTGGCCATGGCCGGCGCTGAAGTGGCCGAAAAGGCCAAGGTGCCCGGCGTGGGCACCTCCTGCACCAATCCTCTGGTGACCCAGGGCAAGAAATACTATTTCCGCGCCTGCTTCATCGACCCCTATCAGGGCGCTGCCGCGGCCACTTATGCCTATGAAAACCTGGGCCTCAAAAAGGCCGCTGTGCTTATGGACATGACCAACGACTATGCCGTGGGTCTCTCCAGCTTCTTCACCCGCTCCTTCAAGAAGCTGGGCGGCGAAGTGGTGGCAAACCTCAAGTACAGCTCCGGCGACCAGGACTTCACGGCCCAGCTCACCGAGCTGATCGCCAAAAAGCCCGACATCGTCTTTATGCCCGCCTACTTCGCCGAAGGCGCCATCATCATGAAGCAGGCCCGCGAACTGGGCGCCACCTTCCGCCTGATGGGCGCTGACGCCATGGACAATCCCGACACCGTCAAGCTGGGCGGCAAGGCCGCGGAAGGCTTTTTGCACACCACCTTCCCCTATGATTCCAAGATGACCAACATGAGCCCCGAGGCCAAGCGCTTCACCGAGGCCTGGAAAAAGGCCTATCCCGACAAGGAAACCAACGTGAACGGCGCTCTGGGCTACAACTGCTACTTCCTGATCGTGGACGCCATCAAGCGCGCCAATTCGGCCGACCCCCAGGCCATTGCCAAGGCCCTGGCCGAAACCAAGGATCTGCCCACCGCTCTGGGCAAACTCTCCATCAACAAGACCCACGATGCCGAAATGCCTGTGGGCATCATCGAATACAAGAATGGGCAGCGCGTCTATGTGGGCGAAGTGACGCCCAAGTAA
- a CDS encoding translation initiation factor 2 — protein sequence MNRTTRPLLPPLAAFLLAALCLLSPRPADALSVSKSLPLYARDMEFYYQNKRPEVLPGILRSFDGQGVLAQGEKRLMVAAFLAEVLRDDPSARPLLLPPQDGLSQDGRRTLAWVAHLAGLPDETALLGELLSPDDAPLLAQIQSSPASLARWDIYAEKSVLQMYWAAFLASGKVGYLDAIIDAALRYARLNAGGRQNEASFPVCAAAAASLYELAPRHAVVRSRLEQALQGRTGPEADTLRIILRQQRPAGF from the coding sequence ATGAACAGAACCACCCGCCCTTTGCTTCCGCCGTTGGCGGCGTTTCTTCTGGCCGCGCTCTGCCTTCTGTCGCCCCGCCCGGCGGACGCCCTCTCCGTTTCCAAAAGCCTGCCCCTGTATGCGCGGGATATGGAATTTTACTACCAGAACAAACGCCCCGAAGTGCTGCCCGGCATTCTGCGTTCTTTTGACGGCCAGGGCGTCCTGGCTCAGGGTGAAAAACGGCTGATGGTGGCCGCTTTCCTGGCCGAGGTGCTGCGCGACGACCCGTCCGCGCGCCCCTTGCTTCTGCCGCCGCAAGACGGTCTGAGCCAAGACGGCAGGCGTACCCTGGCCTGGGTGGCGCATCTGGCCGGGCTGCCCGACGAAACGGCCCTGCTGGGCGAACTGCTCAGCCCGGATGACGCCCCGCTGCTGGCCCAGATCCAAAGCAGCCCCGCGTCGCTGGCCCGCTGGGACATCTATGCCGAAAAATCAGTTCTGCAGATGTACTGGGCGGCCTTTCTGGCTTCGGGCAAGGTCGGTTATCTGGACGCCATCATCGATGCCGCCCTGCGCTATGCCCGGCTCAATGCCGGGGGGCGCCAGAACGAAGCGTCTTTTCCGGTCTGCGCGGCGGCGGCCGCCTCGCTCTACGAACTGGCACCGCGCCATGCCGTGGTGCGCTCTCGTCTGGAGCAGGCCCTTCAGGGGCGGACCGGACCGGAGGCAGACACCCTACGGATTATTCTGCGCCAACAGCGGCCCGCCGGTTTCTGA
- a CDS encoding branched-chain amino acid ABC transporter permease, with translation MRLNRSTLLNIVAMFLLGCVLWQAESFLGDYQIYIAKLIFINIILALSLNLIYGFTGLFSLGQAGFIAVGAYVSALCILPPEQKEMMWILEPIIWPFSELFTPFWTSVLAGGFVAMIFAFFIAVPVLRLGDDYLGIATLGFAEIIRVLIVNATAVTNGSLGIKGIPSHATLLACYGWTLFTLIVLARLVFSNFGNVLRCIRDNEIAASVMGINVFRYKVLSFCIGAFFAGVGGALLGSHLSTIDPKMFNFLLTFNVLMFVVAGGLGSLTGSILGATVITILLEWLRAIEEPMNLGFIELPGIPGMRMVVFSLVLLAIILYRREGIMGTRELTWTRIFAFLRRHKA, from the coding sequence ATGCGCCTGAACCGCAGCACCCTCCTGAACATCGTGGCCATGTTCCTGCTGGGCTGTGTGCTCTGGCAGGCGGAAAGCTTTCTGGGCGACTACCAGATCTACATCGCCAAGCTGATCTTCATCAATATCATCCTGGCTCTTTCCCTGAACCTGATTTACGGTTTCACGGGCCTGTTTTCCCTGGGGCAGGCGGGCTTCATCGCCGTGGGGGCCTATGTCTCGGCACTGTGTATCCTGCCGCCCGAGCAGAAAGAAATGATGTGGATTCTGGAGCCCATCATCTGGCCTTTCTCCGAATTGTTCACTCCCTTCTGGACTTCCGTGCTGGCCGGCGGCTTTGTCGCCATGATTTTCGCCTTTTTCATCGCCGTGCCCGTGCTGCGCCTGGGCGACGACTATCTGGGCATCGCCACCCTGGGCTTTGCTGAAATCATCCGCGTGCTCATCGTCAACGCCACGGCCGTGACCAACGGCTCCCTGGGCATCAAGGGCATACCGAGCCACGCCACTCTGCTGGCCTGTTACGGCTGGACGCTGTTTACTCTTATTGTCCTGGCGCGTCTGGTCTTCAGCAATTTCGGCAACGTGCTGCGCTGCATCCGCGACAATGAAATCGCGGCCAGCGTCATGGGCATCAACGTCTTTCGCTACAAGGTGCTTTCCTTCTGCATCGGGGCCTTTTTCGCGGGCGTGGGCGGCGCGCTGCTGGGCAGCCATCTTTCCACCATCGACCCGAAGATGTTCAACTTTCTGCTGACCTTCAACGTGCTCATGTTCGTGGTGGCCGGCGGCCTGGGCTCCCTGACCGGCAGCATTCTGGGCGCCACGGTGATCACCATCCTGCTGGAATGGCTGCGGGCCATCGAGGAACCCATGAATCTGGGCTTCATCGAGCTGCCGGGCATTCCGGGCATGCGCATGGTGGTCTTTTCACTGGTGCTGCTGGCGATCATTCTCTATCGGCGCGAGGGCATCATGGGCACGCGCGAGCTGACCTGGACGAGAATTTTCGCCTTCCTGAGGAGGCATAAGGCATGA
- a CDS encoding HD domain-containing protein: protein MPVIRKSLLQLIFSGAYLLRWNDKLRPAELLEIDKQAHKMLLACVLWHENSRTLPDGQRLTLARDIIEGGLFDYFYRLIITDIKPPVFYKIKENPAHFRQLTEHVLARLEPVLSPLGNFWERMRAWHLTGDESGPARRILTAAHLYASQWEFHLIKPLNGFDDEMDEIDDSFVERLDTFRDLEGMEAILTPNTALARFANLCGQLRFQIRWTQAPRIPATSVLGHMFIVATFAYFFSLSVDACTARANNNFFCGLFHDLPELLTRDIISPVKQSVASLPLILKEYEEAELERRIFRPLRDEGFAPLVERISYYLGLGVGSEFQECHREGGNIIKVDGFETLQRSCNADALDPKDGQMLKICDWLAAFLEAHSSIRNGVSSPHLQEAQARLKAKLCESPLECLHLGALLADFD from the coding sequence ATGCCGGTCATTCGCAAGAGCCTGCTGCAACTGATCTTTTCCGGCGCGTACCTGTTGCGCTGGAACGACAAGCTGCGCCCCGCGGAACTGCTGGAAATCGACAAGCAGGCCCATAAAATGCTGCTGGCCTGCGTGCTCTGGCATGAAAATTCCCGCACGCTGCCGGACGGGCAACGTCTGACCCTGGCGCGCGACATCATTGAAGGCGGTCTGTTCGACTATTTCTATCGCCTGATCATCACGGACATCAAGCCGCCGGTCTTTTACAAAATCAAGGAAAATCCCGCCCACTTCCGCCAGCTCACCGAACATGTGCTGGCCCGGCTTGAGCCGGTGCTCTCCCCGCTGGGAAATTTCTGGGAGCGGATGCGCGCCTGGCACCTCACGGGCGACGAGAGCGGGCCGGCCCGGCGCATCCTCACCGCGGCCCATCTCTATGCCTCGCAATGGGAATTCCATCTCATCAAGCCGCTCAACGGTTTTGACGATGAAATGGACGAGATCGACGACTCCTTTGTGGAGCGTCTGGATACCTTCCGTGATCTGGAGGGAATGGAGGCCATCCTCACGCCCAACACAGCCCTGGCCCGTTTTGCCAATCTCTGCGGGCAGCTGCGCTTCCAGATCCGCTGGACGCAGGCTCCGCGCATTCCGGCCACTTCGGTGCTCGGGCACATGTTTATTGTGGCGACTTTCGCCTACTTCTTCAGCCTTTCGGTGGACGCCTGCACGGCCAGAGCCAACAACAATTTCTTCTGCGGCCTGTTCCACGACCTGCCCGAACTGTTGACCCGCGACATCATTTCCCCGGTCAAGCAGTCCGTGGCCAGCCTGCCCCTGATCCTCAAAGAATACGAGGAAGCGGAACTGGAGCGGCGCATCTTCCGTCCCCTGCGCGACGAGGGCTTCGCGCCCCTGGTGGAACGGATTTCCTACTATCTGGGCCTGGGCGTAGGCTCGGAATTTCAGGAATGCCACCGGGAGGGCGGCAATATCATCAAAGTGGATGGTTTTGAGACCCTTCAGCGTAGTTGCAACGCCGACGCCCTGGACCCCAAGGACGGCCAGATGCTCAAGATCTGCGACTGGCTGGCCGCCTTTCTGGAGGCGCACAGTTCCATCCGCAACGGCGTTTCCTCGCCGCATTTGCAGGAGGCCCAGGCCCGGCTCAAGGCCAAACTTTGTGAAAGCCCGCTGGAATGCCTGCATCTGGGCGCGCTGCTAGCCGACTTTGACTAG
- a CDS encoding ABC transporter ATP-binding protein, translating into MSGFVLPTPPDYEGALLLARDVTMRFGGVTAVSELTLAVPQGAIAGIIGPNGAGKTTVFNVLSGFYTPQEGDVIFAGKSIKGRKPYDICRLGMARTFQNIRLSRQMTVLENIMVGCHVRRHCPWWMAPLGLPRFYREEAEIARKGRLLAERVNLGDQLDEKAGSLPYGAQRRLEIARALATEPRLLLLDEPAAGMNPQESLDLMHFIGHIRDEFNLTILLIEHDMKVVMGVCQYIWVMEYGALIAQGDPESVRNNPVVIRAYLGEDVVVQHA; encoded by the coding sequence ATGAGCGGCTTTGTATTGCCCACGCCGCCCGATTATGAGGGCGCGCTGCTGCTGGCCCGCGACGTGACCATGCGCTTCGGCGGGGTGACGGCGGTGAGCGAGCTGACCCTGGCCGTCCCCCAGGGGGCCATCGCGGGGATCATCGGCCCCAACGGCGCCGGTAAAACCACGGTATTCAACGTGCTGAGCGGCTTCTACACGCCGCAGGAAGGCGACGTGATTTTCGCGGGCAAGAGCATCAAGGGGCGCAAACCCTATGATATCTGTCGCCTGGGCATGGCCCGCACTTTCCAGAACATCCGGCTTTCGCGCCAGATGACCGTGCTGGAAAACATCATGGTGGGTTGTCATGTGCGCCGCCATTGCCCCTGGTGGATGGCTCCCCTGGGCCTGCCCCGTTTCTACCGGGAAGAGGCGGAGATCGCCCGCAAGGGGCGGCTGCTGGCCGAGCGCGTGAATCTGGGCGACCAACTGGACGAAAAGGCGGGCAGCCTGCCTTACGGGGCCCAGCGCCGCCTGGAAATCGCCCGCGCCCTGGCCACCGAGCCGCGCCTTTTGCTCCTGGACGAACCGGCGGCGGGCATGAACCCTCAGGAAAGCCTGGATCTGATGCACTTCATCGGGCACATCCGGGACGAATTCAATCTGACGATTCTACTCATTGAACACGACATGAAGGTTGTCATGGGCGTGTGCCAGTATATCTGGGTGATGGAGTACGGCGCGCTGATCGCCCAGGGCGATCCCGAATCCGTACGCAACAATCCTGTGGTCATCCGCGCCTACCTGGGTGAGGATGTGGTGGTGCAACATGCTTGA